From one Rhizobium sp. CIAT894 genomic stretch:
- a CDS encoding branched-chain amino acid ABC transporter substrate-binding protein, producing the protein MKKSLLSAVALTAMVAFSGNAWADVLIAVAGPLTGPNAAFGAQLQKGAEQAAADINAAGGINGEQIKIELGDDVSDPKQGISVANKFVADGVKFVIGHFNSGVSIPASEVYAENGILEITPAATNPKFTERGLWNTFRTCGRDDQQGAIAGKYLADHFKDAKIAVVHDKTPYGQGLADETKKAMNAAGLTEVMYEGINVGDKDFSALIAKMKEAGVSIIYWGGLHTEAGLIIRQAADQGLKATLVSGDGIVSNELASIAGDAVAGTLNTFGPDPTLNPANKELVEKFKAAGFNPEAYTLYSYAAMQAIAGAAKAAGSVDPEAVATAMKEKGPFPTVLGDISFDEKGDPKIPGYIMYEWKKGADGKYTYVPQEAK; encoded by the coding sequence ATGAAGAAGTCTCTTCTGTCGGCAGTGGCTCTGACGGCGATGGTCGCCTTCAGCGGCAACGCTTGGGCCGACGTCCTCATCGCTGTCGCTGGTCCGCTGACCGGCCCGAACGCCGCATTCGGCGCTCAGCTCCAGAAGGGCGCCGAGCAGGCGGCCGCCGACATCAACGCTGCTGGCGGCATCAACGGCGAGCAGATCAAGATCGAGCTCGGCGACGACGTCTCCGACCCGAAGCAGGGCATCTCGGTCGCCAACAAGTTCGTTGCTGACGGCGTCAAGTTCGTCATCGGCCACTTCAACTCGGGCGTTTCGATCCCGGCTTCGGAAGTCTATGCCGAAAACGGCATCCTCGAAATCACCCCGGCTGCTACGAACCCGAAGTTCACCGAACGGGGCCTCTGGAACACGTTCCGCACCTGCGGCCGTGACGACCAGCAGGGCGCCATCGCCGGCAAGTATCTCGCCGATCACTTCAAGGACGCCAAGATCGCCGTCGTTCACGACAAGACGCCTTACGGTCAGGGTCTTGCCGACGAAACCAAGAAGGCGATGAATGCCGCCGGTCTGACGGAAGTCATGTACGAAGGCATCAACGTCGGCGACAAGGACTTCTCGGCCCTCATCGCCAAGATGAAGGAAGCCGGCGTCTCGATTATCTATTGGGGCGGTCTGCACACTGAAGCCGGTCTCATCATTCGTCAGGCCGCCGACCAGGGCCTGAAGGCAACGCTGGTTTCGGGCGACGGTATCGTTTCGAACGAACTGGCCTCGATCGCTGGTGACGCCGTTGCCGGTACGCTCAACACCTTCGGCCCCGATCCGACGCTGAACCCGGCCAACAAGGAACTCGTCGAAAAGTTCAAGGCCGCCGGCTTCAACCCGGAAGCCTATACGCTCTACTCCTACGCTGCGATGCAGGCGATCGCGGGAGCCGCCAAGGCTGCCGGTTCGGTGGATCCTGAAGCTGTCGCCACGGCCATGAAGGAAAAGGGTCCGTTCCCGACGGTTCTCGGCGACATTTCGTTCGACGAAAAGGGCGACCCGAAGATTCCTGGCTACATCATGTACGAATGGAAGAAGGGCGCGGACGGCAAGTACACCTACGTCCCGCAGGAAGCTAAGTAA
- a CDS encoding ABC transporter ATP-binding protein — MGDEVMTGQPLLQVNGVETYYGNIRALAGIDVHVNKGEIVSLIGANGAGKSTLMMTICGSPQARTGSVVFEGRDITKMPTHEIARLRIAQSPEGRRIFPRMTVLENLQMGAGLDNLKYFAEDVEKIFTLFPRLKERHAQRGGTLSGGEQQMLSIGRALMARPKLLLLDEPSLGLAPLIVKGIFEAIKKLNEQEGLTVFLVEQNAFAALKLSHRAYVMVNGKVTMSGSGRELLANPEVRAAYLEGGRH; from the coding sequence ATGGGCGACGAAGTAATGACGGGTCAACCGCTCCTTCAGGTGAACGGCGTCGAAACCTATTACGGCAATATCCGTGCATTGGCCGGCATCGATGTCCATGTCAACAAGGGCGAGATCGTCAGCCTGATCGGCGCCAATGGCGCTGGCAAGTCGACGCTGATGATGACGATCTGCGGCAGCCCGCAGGCCCGTACCGGCTCTGTCGTCTTCGAGGGTCGCGATATCACCAAGATGCCGACCCACGAAATCGCTCGCCTGCGCATCGCGCAGTCGCCGGAGGGCCGTCGCATCTTCCCGCGCATGACGGTTCTGGAAAACCTCCAGATGGGCGCCGGCCTGGATAATCTCAAATATTTCGCCGAGGACGTCGAGAAGATCTTCACGCTCTTCCCGCGTCTCAAGGAACGCCACGCCCAGCGCGGCGGCACGCTTTCGGGCGGCGAGCAACAGATGCTGTCCATCGGCCGCGCGCTGATGGCGCGCCCGAAGCTCCTGCTTCTCGACGAACCATCGCTCGGCCTTGCGCCTCTGATCGTCAAGGGCATCTTCGAGGCGATCAAGAAGCTCAACGAACAGGAAGGGCTGACGGTTTTCCTCGTCGAGCAGAATGCATTCGCCGCCTTGAAGCTTTCGCACCGCGCTTACGTGATGGTGAACGGCAAGGTAACGATGAGCGGCTCCGGCAGGGAACTGCTCGCCAATCCTGAGGTCCGCGCCGCCTATCTCGAAGGCGGAAGACACTAG
- a CDS encoding DUF6867 family protein — protein MQGLFFESDAGVRVVIRGLVVLIGFWTAWRAGKAVADGWNNYPLAVIYTFLLAWAMQFLHHALFDGPMLDAVYYGIDFVTLLVFATAGFRFRRTNQMVNNYYWLYEKTSAFSWKDKH, from the coding sequence ATGCAGGGACTTTTCTTCGAAAGCGATGCCGGTGTCCGAGTTGTCATTCGGGGCCTCGTCGTGCTGATCGGCTTCTGGACGGCCTGGCGAGCCGGTAAGGCTGTGGCGGACGGCTGGAACAATTATCCGTTAGCCGTGATCTACACCTTCCTGCTTGCCTGGGCGATGCAGTTTCTGCACCACGCCTTGTTCGACGGGCCGATGCTCGACGCCGTCTACTATGGCATCGATTTCGTCACGCTGCTGGTCTTTGCAACGGCCGGCTTCCGCTTTCGCCGCACCAACCAGATGGTCAACAACTATTACTGGCTGTACGAAAAAACTTCCGCGTTTTCGTGGAAGGACAAACATTGA
- a CDS encoding ABC transporter ATP-binding protein produces MSPVTNTMSSDTLLKVEHLSMKFGGLMAINDFSFEAKRGDITALIGPNGAGKTTVFNCITGFYKPTMGMITLNQKSGKQYLLERLPDFRITKEAKVARTFQNIRLFSGLTVLENLLVAQHNKLMQASGYTILGLLGIGPYRREAAAAVELARHWLEKADLIDRADDPAGDLPYGAQRRLEIARAMCTGPELLCLDEPAAGLNPRESATLNELLQSIRAETGTSILLIEHDMSVVMEISDHVVVLEYGQKISDGTPDHVKNDPKVIAAYLGVEDEEVEEVIATVEQLEGGAN; encoded by the coding sequence ATGAGCCCCGTTACCAATACGATGTCGAGCGATACGCTTCTCAAAGTCGAGCACCTGTCGATGAAGTTCGGCGGCCTGATGGCCATCAACGACTTCTCCTTCGAAGCCAAGCGCGGCGATATTACCGCGCTGATCGGGCCGAACGGCGCGGGCAAGACCACCGTCTTCAACTGCATCACCGGCTTCTATAAGCCGACGATGGGAATGATTACGCTCAACCAGAAGAGCGGCAAGCAGTACCTGCTCGAGCGTCTGCCTGACTTCCGCATCACCAAGGAAGCCAAGGTGGCGCGCACCTTCCAGAACATCCGGCTGTTCTCCGGCCTGACCGTTCTCGAGAACCTGCTGGTCGCCCAGCACAACAAGCTGATGCAGGCATCGGGTTATACGATCCTCGGCCTCCTCGGCATCGGCCCTTACAGACGGGAGGCGGCCGCTGCGGTCGAGCTTGCACGTCACTGGCTCGAAAAGGCCGATCTGATCGACCGTGCCGACGACCCGGCGGGCGATCTGCCCTACGGCGCCCAGCGGCGCCTTGAGATCGCCCGCGCCATGTGCACCGGTCCGGAGCTGCTTTGCCTCGATGAACCGGCCGCAGGTCTGAACCCGCGGGAATCGGCAACGCTCAACGAGCTGCTGCAGAGCATCCGTGCCGAAACCGGAACGTCGATATTGCTCATCGAGCACGACATGTCGGTCGTCATGGAAATCTCCGATCACGTCGTCGTCCTGGAATACGGCCAGAAGATTTCCGATGGCACACCGGATCACGTGAAGAACGATCCGAAGGTCATCGCGGCCTATCTCGGCGTCGAGGATGAAGAGGTGGAAGAGGTGATCGCAACCGTCGAGCAGCTCGAAGGAGGCGCAAACTGA
- a CDS encoding response regulator transcription factor, translating into MAEPALPRDIVLLVDDSPEALGFLTDALEQSGFSVLIATSGTAALGIVERITPDLILLDAVMPAMDGFETCRRLKANAAVAQVPVIFMTGLTETEHVVHALESGGVDYLSKPINIDELRARIRVHLRNARSAQSARVALDAAGRHLLAVKGDGAIHWSTPQATRLVNAAMGSDDGMEIVVRHIAGWMRNRVAAVRDGIISIAHAGQAALQLAFLGAIGPDEYLFRLTAANQRSDDEMLRQRFSLTQRESEVLLWIAKGKANRDIGEILGLSARTVNKHLEQIYVKLGVENRASAAVKATHVLHEM; encoded by the coding sequence TTGGCTGAGCCGGCCCTGCCCCGCGACATCGTTCTGCTCGTCGACGACTCGCCCGAAGCGCTCGGCTTTCTGACCGACGCGCTCGAACAATCCGGCTTTTCCGTACTGATCGCCACATCGGGCACGGCAGCACTTGGCATCGTCGAGCGCATCACACCCGATCTCATCCTGCTTGACGCCGTCATGCCCGCCATGGATGGATTCGAAACCTGCCGCAGGCTGAAAGCGAATGCCGCTGTCGCCCAGGTGCCCGTCATCTTCATGACCGGCTTGACCGAGACCGAGCACGTCGTGCACGCGCTGGAATCCGGCGGTGTCGATTACCTCAGCAAGCCGATCAACATCGACGAATTGCGCGCCCGCATCCGGGTCCATCTGCGCAACGCTCGCTCGGCCCAAAGCGCCCGCGTCGCGCTCGACGCCGCCGGCCGCCATCTGCTGGCCGTCAAGGGCGATGGCGCTATCCATTGGTCGACGCCGCAGGCGACACGGCTGGTCAATGCCGCCATGGGCAGCGACGACGGCATGGAAATCGTCGTTCGCCATATCGCCGGCTGGATGCGCAACCGCGTCGCTGCGGTGCGCGACGGCATCATCTCGATCGCCCATGCCGGCCAGGCGGCGCTGCAGCTCGCCTTTCTCGGCGCGATCGGCCCCGACGAATATCTCTTCCGCCTCACCGCCGCCAATCAGCGCAGTGACGACGAGATGCTGCGCCAGCGCTTCTCGCTCACCCAGCGCGAATCCGAAGTGCTGCTCTGGATCGCCAAGGGCAAAGCCAACCGCGACATCGGCGAGATATTGGGACTGTCGGCGCGCACGGTGAACAAACACCTCGAACAGATCTACGTGAAGCTCGGCGTCGAGAACCGGGCATCGGCCGCCGTCAAGGCGACGCATGTGCTGCACGAGATGTGA